The following DNA comes from Rhodopseudomonas boonkerdii.
GCCAGCGATAGCCGCGACGACTCGCATCCATCTGACCGAGGATGTCGCCGGTGACCGGGCTGATGTGAATCCAGGTTTGCGCATCGTCGCTGAAGATCGCGCGCAGCACCGGCAATTCCCGCTCGCGGTGGTGTGCGTACCAGTAGGAATCGTAATCTTTCAGCTCGATTTTCGCAGTGATTTGCGCTGACGGGAGCAGTCTTGCTGCGGCATTCCAGAGGCGGTCTTGCGGCAACACGGTGGCAGCGCCGGTGGACGCGTCGTGCACACTTTGCGCGCCACTACGAGATTTCGTGATCATCAGCGGGCTACCATCGAGCCAGACGAAGCGCGCCTCGACCGCTCCGGGTTGCGCGATAGGCAACTTTGCTGCGATCGTTGCTGCATCATGGCCGCCGTAACGCTGCAGCATGTCGCGCGCGGTGTTGCGGTCGGCGAAGTATTGGCCGGGATTAACCGACAGCCAGCCGGAGAACATCCAGGTCAGGATGAATGCGCCGCCGATCAGGCCGGCGATGTGATGCCAAGCCATCCAGCCGCGATAGGGCGTTATATTTCCATCCGCATAGCGTCGCTTCAGGCGCACGCGCAAAATGCCGATCCAGATTCCGGTGATGCCGACGACGAGGCAGATGCCGGATGACCACAGGATCACCTGCCGCCACAGTGCGCCGTCCTTGCGGAGCACGGTCGGATAGATCCAGTGCGGGATCGAGCCGAGCCAGTTCCAGATGCGTTCCGTGCGGTTGGTGTCGAGCGCGATCTCGCCGGAGCGGGAGGAGACGTAGAGTTTGGTGCCGGCATCGTCGCCGAGATCGATGAGATAGAACGGCCGCAAAGGATCGTAGCGCGCGACGACGCTCCACTGATCACGGTGGATGATCTCCTCGAGGCGTGGGGATTTGCTTGCGGGATGATGAGAAGCAATCGCGAGCGCTTGCCGTTCGGAGATATCGGCGATCGCGCGTCCGTCGATAGCGGAGATCGTCTGTCGCTTGCCGTCCCAATCGCTCAGCCGATAGACCGGCTCGCTATCGAGCATCATCAGGCGCAGCTCGCGCGGATAGCGCGTGCTGCCGGCGGCTTTCATCGCATCGTCGGGAGAAAGCCTTGCTGTCTCCCACGCGATCTCCGGCAGCGCCGCCAGCCTCTCCTGGTCGGAGAGGCCAGGGAACGCGACATACATCATCACCACGCCTGAGATGAACCACATGGCGAAGAACAGGCAGGTGACGATGCCGATCCAGCGGTGGGCGAGATACAGCCACTGCCGGAGTTTTCGTTTGAGCCGGAATGCCATCGAAAGCAGGATCTCTTTTCTTTCCCTCCCCCGTAAAAACGGGGGAGGGAAAACGCCGGCCGGGATTAGAACTTCACATTGACCGCAAACTGCGCTGTGCGCGGCATGCCGAGCGTCCACACATTCGCATTTCCGGAGGTCGCATAGACCGTATCGAACAGGTTGTAGACGCGCAGCGATACCGTGGTGTTGGGGTCGGGCTTCCACTGCACGCCGGCATTGACGACATTGTAGG
Coding sequences within:
- a CDS encoding PepSY domain-containing protein; its protein translation is MAFRLKRKLRQWLYLAHRWIGIVTCLFFAMWFISGVVMMYVAFPGLSDQERLAALPEIAWETARLSPDDAMKAAGSTRYPRELRLMMLDSEPVYRLSDWDGKRQTISAIDGRAIADISERQALAIASHHPASKSPRLEEIIHRDQWSVVARYDPLRPFYLIDLGDDAGTKLYVSSRSGEIALDTNRTERIWNWLGSIPHWIYPTVLRKDGALWRQVILWSSGICLVVGITGIWIGILRVRLKRRYADGNITPYRGWMAWHHIAGLIGGAFILTWMFSGWLSVNPGQYFADRNTARDMLQRYGGHDAATIAAKLPIAQPGAVEARFVWLDGSPLMITKSRSGAQSVHDASTGAATVLPQDRLWNAAARLLPSAQITAKIELKDYDSYWYAHHRERELPVLRAIFSDDAQTWIHISPVTGDILGQMDASRRGYRWLFNALHSFDFQLLLKYRPAWDIVVILLSILGAIVSVSGVVVGWRYLKR